One Nitrospira sp. DNA window includes the following coding sequences:
- a CDS encoding response regulator transcription factor: protein MKPRVLIADDHTLVAEGIEKLLERECELCGRVADGRALVQAVERDRPDIALVDIALPLLNGLDACRQIKKSAPDVKLLVLTMHGEQYFVTEAFRAGVSGYVLKQSVAEELVFAIREVLKGRMYVSPSVAENLVEQALHPSAAQPSADTASQDGLSVRQREVLQLIAEGQSTKEIASTLNVSIKTVEFHKTRIMKQLGVHSTAELTKHAIAIGLIAMPQQPTVPESRV from the coding sequence ATGAAACCCAGAGTCCTCATCGCTGACGACCATACACTCGTGGCTGAAGGTATCGAAAAACTGCTGGAGCGTGAGTGTGAACTGTGCGGAAGAGTCGCGGACGGTCGAGCCCTTGTGCAGGCCGTTGAGCGTGACCGGCCGGATATTGCGCTTGTGGACATCGCGCTTCCGCTCCTCAACGGATTGGATGCCTGCCGACAAATCAAAAAATCCGCTCCAGACGTGAAGTTGCTCGTACTCACCATGCATGGCGAGCAGTACTTCGTGACGGAAGCGTTTCGAGCGGGTGTCTCCGGGTATGTCCTCAAGCAGTCTGTGGCTGAAGAGCTGGTGTTTGCCATCAGGGAAGTATTGAAGGGACGCATGTACGTGTCTCCGAGCGTGGCCGAGAATCTGGTCGAGCAGGCCCTCCATCCCAGCGCGGCGCAGCCGTCCGCCGACACCGCCTCACAGGATGGACTGAGTGTGCGCCAGCGGGAAGTGTTGCAGCTGATCGCAGAGGGGCAGTCAACGAAGGAGATTGCGTCGACCCTGAATGTCTCGATCAAGACGGTGGAGTTTCATAAAACGCGGATCATGAAACAGCTCGGTGTGCACAGCACAGCCGAACTGACCAAGCACGCCATCGCGATCGGCCTGATTGCGATGCCTCAACAGCCGACGGTTCCCGAGTCGAGGGTGTAG
- a CDS encoding response regulator transcription factor — protein MPKARLVIADDHSIVLEAYRQLLEPEYDVVGSALNGEELLRIAPALAPDIILLDISMPTMNGLDVTRQLRASVPQAKLIFVTMMSEPFYISQAFDLGAIGYVLKQSASTELLSALTAALKNRRYISPQLSLEVQDAIETPWVKPEGFSSKLTPRQQAVLQLLTKGFSTKEIAAELKVSAKAVEFHKGNITRRLGIHTTAELTRFALSQGLTTLDDPPS, from the coding sequence GTGCCGAAAGCGCGTCTCGTGATCGCCGACGACCACAGCATCGTCCTGGAAGCCTATCGGCAATTGCTGGAACCGGAATATGACGTGGTCGGGTCCGCGTTGAACGGAGAGGAGCTGCTGCGTATTGCGCCGGCGCTGGCTCCCGACATTATCCTGCTCGACATTTCCATGCCGACCATGAACGGGCTGGATGTGACACGGCAACTTCGAGCAAGCGTGCCCCAAGCCAAATTGATCTTCGTCACGATGATGAGCGAGCCATTTTACATTTCACAGGCCTTCGATCTGGGGGCCATCGGGTATGTGCTGAAGCAATCGGCGTCGACCGAACTCTTGTCGGCGCTCACCGCAGCACTGAAGAATCGACGGTATATCTCACCGCAATTGTCGCTGGAAGTGCAGGACGCGATCGAAACGCCCTGGGTGAAGCCGGAGGGATTCTCCTCCAAGCTGACGCCCCGCCAGCAAGCGGTCCTCCAACTGCTGACGAAGGGGTTCTCCACCAAGGAAATCGCGGCGGAACTGAAGGTCTCGGCAAAGGCCGTAGAATTTCACAAAGGGAATATCACCAGACGCCTGGGCATCCACACGACGGCCGAACTGACGCGCTTCGCGCTCTCACAAGGTCTCACCACGCTGGATGACCCACCATCCTGA